Proteins encoded within one genomic window of Cellulomonas xiejunii:
- a CDS encoding VIT1/CCC1 transporter family protein → MSQPSAAPGGPDGRRRPSPAALRRWRRNLADERAEAAVYRDLASRRTGEEREILLALAEAERRHEAHWLDLLGDDVGRPVRGDWRTRVLGWLARRFGSVWVYALAQRAEARSVYAQDAEATPRMAADEQIHEEVVRGLAMRGRQQISGTFRAAVFGANDGLVSNLALVLGIGASGVATGTVLLTGLAGLLAGALSMAAGEYVSVRSQRELLEASRPDADAATALAHLDVAANELALVYRARGMSAADAHARADVVLASLAQYEAQQAVDASLLRTTTALPPGDADEDGPAAGAPPAPPAPERDEHESVGTAWGAAMASFCFFASGALIPVVPYLLGASGTAAVAWSAGLVGVALLGTGSVVGLLSGASPVRRALRQLAIGYGAAAVTYLLGLAFGASTL, encoded by the coding sequence ATGTCCCAGCCCTCTGCCGCACCCGGCGGCCCGGACGGGCGCCGGCGTCCCTCGCCGGCGGCGCTGCGCCGCTGGCGCCGCAACCTGGCCGACGAGCGTGCCGAGGCCGCCGTCTACCGGGACCTCGCGTCGCGTCGTACGGGTGAGGAGCGCGAGATCCTGCTCGCGCTCGCCGAGGCGGAGCGCCGCCACGAGGCGCACTGGCTCGACCTGCTCGGCGACGACGTCGGGCGCCCGGTGCGCGGCGACTGGCGCACACGGGTGCTCGGGTGGCTGGCGCGCCGGTTCGGCTCCGTGTGGGTGTACGCGCTCGCGCAGCGGGCCGAGGCGCGGTCGGTGTACGCGCAGGACGCCGAGGCGACCCCGCGCATGGCCGCCGACGAGCAGATCCACGAGGAGGTGGTCCGCGGCCTGGCGATGCGCGGGCGCCAGCAGATCTCGGGCACGTTCCGCGCCGCGGTCTTCGGGGCGAACGACGGGCTGGTCTCCAACCTGGCGCTCGTCCTGGGGATCGGCGCGAGCGGCGTCGCGACCGGGACCGTGCTGCTCACGGGCCTGGCCGGCCTGCTCGCCGGTGCGTTGTCCATGGCCGCCGGGGAGTACGTGTCCGTGCGCTCGCAGCGCGAGCTGCTCGAGGCGTCCCGGCCCGACGCCGATGCGGCCACGGCGCTCGCGCACCTCGACGTCGCCGCCAACGAGCTCGCGCTCGTCTACCGCGCGCGGGGCATGAGCGCGGCCGACGCGCACGCCCGCGCCGACGTCGTCCTCGCGTCGCTCGCGCAGTACGAGGCGCAGCAGGCGGTCGACGCGTCGCTCCTGCGCACGACCACCGCGCTGCCCCCCGGGGACGCCGACGAGGACGGCCCGGCCGCCGGGGCCCCGCCCGCGCCGCCCGCGCCCGAGCGTGACGAGCACGAGTCCGTGGGCACCGCATGGGGTGCGGCGATGGCGAGCTTCTGCTTCTTCGCGTCCGGCGCCCTGATCCCCGTCGTGCCGTACCTGCTCGGGGCGTCGGGCACGGCTGCCGTCGCGTGGTCCGCCGGCCTGGTGGGCGTCGCGCTGCTCGGCACGGGGTCCGTCGTGGGGCTGCTGTCCGGGGCGTCGCCG
- a CDS encoding LuxR C-terminal-related transcriptional regulator: MTTEVPAPGGPARSTGAVGASAQTHPRTSASAVVRPRLLARLDRIERVAVVRAASGYGRTTLVSQWADAQRAAGHLVAWTARPWDDDPWVVVRDALTAGLRAHGVEVVDGASPRSLAAAIDAVAAPVLLVLDDADELDDPDAVTTLAELVASSPALRVVLVTGPRYPLLPSGPQHPVLTAVGRPLPLVALNARDLTFTAEELRAAAASWGHEVDDARLEYLMTLVGGWAGLARVVLDDTRPDDDQLATASAYAFARDVTLPSVGDADLLRIAMLVATAGDPTPETVRVVLGVAGIEAPGDVPVDVLLRLEAVGVLVRLREVGAATVPTRWRTPALLQEVLRRELERRDPELAVTVHRTLCRAALRAHPPDPRRAVEHAARARDWTLLETCWLDFGTYLVATGGPGVDAVYAAIPDEVASTSTVLAMARATARRNREEPSDARELVLGLMTQLGRLALDGAWRSRTAAGRWTGAAAALVAARAQGDLRRSMTIVRDTEVAAARAGVRGGTVGRSYWWFLVQAGRTALLEGDLGAALEMPVRAYELADPYRAPDVRASAAGHVALVHSVDGMLVDAQRWLVRHAETLDPEWEEIVRDSAADVAEALVATGRLDLAAADTALSRLDVDVRAPDVTWPFVMRARVRRAVLYGDAEGGLAQLEQIERTRHAWLEHADTVRKDVLRMRAELLLALGEYHRVADLLAESDVVGSWSDVPRARWHLLTGDPHAALRAAVVGGRRRRVNLADRTDLLVLEAWAAHEVRQPALATRAFRTARRLADEQGALRSFAHLPPEVRDTLCELSGLRFDDDELARLTATGRVIPDPAPLVPLTPRERTVLTMLDEHDTTRDVAEALTVSVNTVRKQVLSIYAKLGVHDREAALRRAHELGILRPQEPPR; encoded by the coding sequence ATGACGACCGAGGTGCCGGCGCCGGGGGGTCCTGCGCGCAGCACGGGGGCGGTGGGGGCGTCGGCGCAGACGCACCCGCGGACGTCCGCGAGCGCCGTGGTACGCCCACGCCTGCTGGCGCGTCTGGACCGCATCGAGAGGGTGGCGGTCGTGCGCGCCGCGAGCGGCTACGGACGCACCACGCTGGTCTCGCAGTGGGCCGACGCCCAGCGCGCCGCTGGTCACCTGGTCGCGTGGACGGCCCGACCGTGGGACGACGACCCGTGGGTGGTCGTGCGTGACGCCCTCACGGCGGGGCTGCGAGCGCACGGCGTCGAGGTCGTCGACGGGGCGTCGCCCCGGTCGCTGGCGGCGGCGATCGACGCGGTCGCCGCGCCCGTGCTCCTCGTGCTGGACGACGCGGACGAGCTGGACGACCCGGACGCGGTGACGACCCTGGCCGAGCTGGTCGCGTCGTCACCCGCGCTGCGCGTGGTGCTCGTCACCGGCCCCCGGTACCCGCTGCTCCCGAGCGGCCCGCAGCACCCCGTGCTCACGGCCGTCGGGCGCCCGCTGCCCCTGGTGGCCCTCAACGCGCGCGACCTGACGTTCACTGCCGAGGAGCTGCGCGCCGCTGCCGCGTCCTGGGGCCACGAGGTCGACGACGCACGCCTGGAGTACCTGATGACGCTCGTCGGCGGCTGGGCGGGGCTCGCGCGCGTGGTCCTCGACGACACCCGGCCCGACGACGACCAGCTCGCGACCGCGTCCGCCTACGCCTTCGCGCGGGACGTGACCCTGCCGTCCGTCGGCGACGCGGACCTCCTGCGGATCGCGATGCTCGTTGCCACCGCCGGTGACCCGACGCCCGAGACGGTGCGCGTGGTGCTCGGCGTCGCCGGCATCGAGGCGCCCGGGGACGTCCCCGTCGACGTGCTCCTCCGGCTGGAGGCCGTCGGTGTGCTGGTGCGCCTCCGCGAGGTCGGGGCCGCGACCGTCCCCACCCGTTGGCGCACGCCGGCGCTGCTCCAGGAGGTCCTGCGCCGGGAGCTCGAGCGGCGTGACCCCGAGCTCGCGGTCACGGTGCACCGCACCCTGTGCCGTGCCGCGCTGCGTGCCCACCCCCCGGACCCGCGACGTGCCGTCGAGCACGCCGCCCGGGCCCGTGACTGGACGCTGCTGGAGACGTGCTGGCTGGACTTCGGCACGTACCTGGTCGCCACCGGCGGCCCGGGCGTCGACGCCGTGTACGCGGCCATCCCCGACGAGGTCGCCAGCACCTCCACCGTGCTCGCGATGGCGCGCGCGACGGCGCGCCGCAACCGCGAGGAGCCGTCCGACGCGCGCGAGCTGGTCCTGGGGCTCATGACGCAGCTCGGCAGGCTCGCGCTCGACGGCGCCTGGCGCAGCCGGACCGCCGCGGGCCGGTGGACGGGTGCCGCGGCCGCGCTGGTGGCGGCGCGCGCGCAGGGCGACCTGCGGCGGTCGATGACCATCGTGCGGGACACGGAGGTCGCGGCCGCCCGGGCGGGTGTCCGCGGCGGCACGGTCGGGCGGTCGTACTGGTGGTTCCTCGTGCAGGCGGGCCGCACGGCGCTGCTCGAGGGCGACCTGGGCGCCGCCCTCGAGATGCCCGTGCGCGCGTACGAGCTCGCGGACCCGTACCGCGCGCCCGACGTGCGGGCGTCCGCGGCCGGGCACGTCGCGCTCGTGCACTCCGTCGACGGGATGCTCGTCGATGCGCAGCGGTGGCTCGTGCGGCACGCGGAGACGCTCGACCCGGAGTGGGAGGAGATCGTGCGCGACAGCGCCGCCGACGTGGCGGAGGCCTTGGTCGCGACCGGCCGGCTCGACCTCGCCGCCGCTGACACCGCGCTGTCCCGGCTCGACGTGGACGTGCGGGCACCCGACGTGACCTGGCCCTTCGTCATGCGTGCGCGGGTGCGCCGGGCCGTGCTGTACGGCGACGCCGAGGGCGGGCTGGCCCAGCTCGAGCAGATCGAGCGGACCCGGCACGCCTGGCTGGAGCACGCCGACACGGTGCGCAAGGACGTCCTGCGGATGCGCGCGGAGCTGCTGCTCGCGCTCGGGGAGTACCACCGTGTCGCGGACCTCCTGGCCGAGTCCGACGTCGTGGGCTCCTGGAGCGACGTCCCGCGCGCCCGCTGGCACCTGCTGACCGGTGACCCGCACGCGGCGCTGCGTGCCGCGGTGGTGGGTGGCCGCCGCCGCCGGGTCAACCTGGCGGACCGCACCGACCTGCTGGTGCTCGAGGCCTGGGCGGCTCACGAGGTGCGGCAGCCGGCGCTCGCCACCCGGGCGTTCCGCACGGCGCGCCGCCTCGCCGACGAGCAGGGTGCCCTGCGGAGCTTCGCCCACCTGCCACCGGAGGTCCGCGACACGCTCTGCGAGCTGTCCGGCCTGCGGTTCGACGACGACGAGCTGGCCCGGCTGACCGCCACGGGTCGCGTCATCCCGGACCCTGCCCCGCTGGTCCCGCTGACCCCGCGCGAGCGGACGGTCCTGACGATGCTCGACGAGCACGACACGACCCGGGACGTCGCCGAGGCGCTGACGGTGTCCGTCAACACCGTGCGCAAGCAGGTGCTGAGCATCTACGCGAAGCTGGGCGTGCACGACCGCGAGGCCGCGCTGCGCCGGGCGCACGAGCTGGGGATCCTCAGGCCGCAGGAGCCGCCGCGTTGA
- a CDS encoding Gfo/Idh/MocA family protein, whose translation MVQQQPTRFGVVGSGWRAEFFVRVARLMPDRFRCVGVVTRTAERGAWVEAHWGVPTVRTVEELVTGALPGAGAAPDRPEVVVVATPWPVTPDVVREVVDAAVPVLAETPPAPDVAGLRALWSDVGATGLVQVAEHSPSMPAHRARRAVVAAGTIGEPTSVQISSTHLYHAVGLGRYLLGVGRGPVTVRAQAFTAPLLEPVGRDGWTGATSPEPVRSILATLDLGDGRTILYDFTDNQWYNPLRTNRVVVRGSHGEIVDDAVTRWVDERTVLTSSIVRRQAGIEQNLDGFDLEHLSVDGRVLYRNPFAGARLADDDLAVAHLLDDTGAWLRGDAPPPYPLADGCQDHLLGLAIEESARTGDPVTTSAEAWADAV comes from the coding sequence GTGGTGCAGCAGCAGCCGACCCGCTTCGGGGTCGTGGGGTCCGGGTGGCGCGCCGAGTTCTTCGTGCGGGTCGCACGGCTGATGCCGGACCGGTTCCGGTGCGTGGGCGTCGTGACGCGCACGGCCGAGCGCGGGGCGTGGGTCGAGGCGCACTGGGGTGTGCCGACGGTGCGCACGGTCGAGGAGCTGGTCACCGGCGCGCTGCCGGGTGCGGGTGCCGCGCCCGACCGGCCGGAGGTCGTCGTGGTCGCGACGCCGTGGCCCGTCACCCCGGACGTGGTGCGGGAGGTCGTGGACGCGGCCGTCCCGGTGCTCGCCGAGACGCCGCCGGCACCCGACGTCGCCGGGCTGCGCGCCCTGTGGTCCGACGTGGGCGCGACCGGGCTCGTGCAGGTCGCGGAGCACTCGCCGTCGATGCCCGCGCACCGGGCCCGGCGTGCGGTCGTCGCGGCGGGGACGATCGGCGAGCCGACGAGCGTCCAGATCTCCTCGACGCACCTGTACCACGCGGTCGGTCTGGGCCGGTACCTGCTGGGCGTCGGACGCGGGCCGGTGACGGTGCGCGCGCAGGCGTTCACGGCGCCGCTGCTGGAGCCGGTGGGGCGCGACGGGTGGACGGGCGCGACGTCACCGGAGCCGGTGCGCTCGATCCTCGCGACGCTCGACCTGGGTGACGGCCGCACGATCCTCTACGACTTCACGGACAACCAGTGGTACAACCCGCTGCGCACCAACCGGGTCGTGGTGCGCGGGTCGCACGGCGAGATCGTCGACGACGCGGTCACGCGGTGGGTCGACGAGCGGACGGTGCTGACGTCGTCGATCGTGCGGCGGCAGGCCGGCATCGAGCAGAACCTGGACGGCTTCGACCTCGAGCACCTGTCGGTGGACGGGCGCGTGCTGTACCGCAACCCCTTCGCCGGTGCGCGGCTGGCCGACGACGACCTGGCAGTCGCACACCTGCTCGACGACACCGGCGCGTGGCTGCGCGGCGACGCGCCGCCGCCGTACCCGCTGGCCGACGGCTGCCAGGACCACCTGCTCGGCCTGGCAATCGAGGAGTCGGCCCGCACGGGCGACCCGGTGACGACGTCCGCGGAGGCCTGGGCCGACGCCGTGTGA
- a CDS encoding sensor histidine kinase: MTTRLAALARWVRTPPRGPAADRAYSVALLVVGLVLLALDLRMIGADEPYVDVPGGTRPWQVGILLLGTTALLLKRRRPVLVLVVVTLLVAADVVLGGSLGMYLVLFDALFTVARAAAPRARAVVLGVLVTLVLAVLVTTVVAGLSARDVAQLTLVAGSLLLPPWWWGSDVRRSELLAAEQSRRADAERARADLARAHADDVARIAALDRDRAVQDERARMARDLHDVVAGHLSAVAIHAEAALAAPPDESRDRAALAAARAGSLDALGEMRSMILVLREGADADATTAPAGLARVTDLDVDVVGDVPAGLSAAVDHAAFRILQEAATNAHKHGSGRASVRFTADGDTLDVVVENGLRTDAAPVDPALTSSTGLGTMRERATALGGTLTAAPTGATWRVHARLPLRPGDETR, encoded by the coding sequence ATGACCACACGCCTCGCCGCCCTCGCGCGGTGGGTGCGCACGCCGCCGCGCGGGCCGGCGGCGGACCGCGCGTACTCGGTGGCGCTGCTCGTCGTGGGATTGGTGCTGCTCGCGCTCGACCTGCGGATGATCGGCGCGGACGAGCCGTACGTCGACGTGCCGGGCGGCACGCGGCCGTGGCAGGTGGGCATCCTGTTGCTCGGGACGACCGCGCTGCTGCTCAAGCGGCGGCGGCCGGTGCTGGTCCTCGTGGTCGTCACGCTGCTGGTGGCCGCGGACGTGGTGCTCGGCGGCAGCCTGGGCATGTACCTCGTGCTGTTCGACGCGCTGTTCACGGTCGCGCGGGCCGCGGCACCGCGCGCCCGGGCGGTCGTGCTCGGGGTGCTGGTGACTCTCGTGCTCGCGGTCCTCGTCACCACGGTCGTCGCCGGGCTCTCGGCGCGGGACGTCGCCCAGCTCACGCTCGTCGCCGGGTCGCTGCTGCTGCCGCCGTGGTGGTGGGGCTCGGACGTGCGCCGCTCCGAGCTGCTGGCGGCCGAGCAGTCCCGCCGCGCCGACGCCGAGCGGGCGCGGGCCGACCTGGCGCGCGCCCACGCCGACGACGTCGCCCGCATCGCCGCGCTCGACCGGGACCGGGCGGTGCAGGACGAGCGCGCCCGCATGGCCCGTGACCTGCACGACGTCGTCGCGGGGCACCTGTCGGCCGTCGCCATCCACGCCGAGGCCGCGCTCGCCGCCCCGCCCGACGAGTCGCGGGACCGCGCGGCTCTGGCCGCCGCACGCGCCGGGTCGCTCGACGCGCTGGGCGAGATGCGGTCGATGATCCTGGTGCTGCGCGAGGGTGCGGACGCCGATGCGACGACGGCCCCGGCGGGTCTCGCGCGGGTCACCGACCTCGACGTGGACGTCGTCGGGGACGTGCCCGCCGGGCTGTCCGCCGCGGTGGACCACGCGGCGTTCCGCATCCTGCAGGAGGCGGCGACCAACGCGCACAAGCACGGCTCGGGGCGCGCCTCGGTCCGGTTCACCGCCGACGGGGACACCCTCGACGTCGTCGTCGAGAACGGGCTGCGCACGGACGCCGCCCCCGTCGACCCCGCGCTGACGTCGTCCACGGGCCTGGGAACGATGCGCGAGCGCGCGACCGCCCTGGGCGGGACCCTGACGGCGGCACCCACCGGGGCGACGTGGCGTGTGCACGCCCGCCTCCCCCTGCGACCAGGAGACGAGACACGTTGA
- a CDS encoding LuxR C-terminal-related transcriptional regulator — MLEQSGRVEVVGEAADGDVAVRQARALRPDVVLMDVRMPGTDGIAATAAIVGERLAEVVALTTFDLDEYVLGMVRAGAAGFLLKTVGAHELVDAVCRVAAGEGVLAPEVTRRLLDAVAFHVPAAAPAPADDRLASLTARERDVLDALGDGLSNADIAVRLVVSETTVKSHVSHVLAKLGVRTRLQAGVLARDVRGPG; from the coding sequence ATGCTCGAGCAGTCGGGTCGGGTCGAGGTCGTCGGGGAGGCCGCTGACGGTGACGTCGCCGTGCGGCAGGCGCGCGCGCTGCGCCCCGACGTCGTGCTCATGGACGTGCGGATGCCGGGGACGGACGGCATCGCCGCGACGGCCGCGATCGTCGGTGAGCGGCTGGCCGAGGTCGTGGCGCTGACGACGTTCGACCTCGACGAGTACGTGCTCGGCATGGTGCGGGCGGGGGCCGCCGGGTTCCTGCTCAAGACCGTCGGCGCGCACGAGCTCGTCGACGCCGTGTGCCGGGTGGCCGCCGGCGAGGGCGTCCTCGCGCCCGAGGTCACGCGCCGCCTGCTCGACGCGGTCGCGTTTCACGTCCCCGCCGCTGCGCCCGCCCCGGCCGACGACCGACTCGCGAGCCTGACCGCGCGCGAGCGCGACGTCCTCGACGCGTTGGGCGACGGGCTGTCCAACGCCGACATCGCGGTCCGGCTCGTGGTGTCGGAGACGACGGTGAAGTCGCACGTCAGCCACGTGCTCGCCAAGCTGGGCGTGCGGACGCGGCTGCAGGCGGGGGTGCTGGCGCGGGACGTCCGCGGACCGGGCTGA
- a CDS encoding polymorphic toxin type 17 domain-containing protein gives MPPTNHRAGTPLPRGPSNGYIDRFQNEWVKGPSRTSGEPFEWDVQLSDRGRTMIGRLSRDRSHVNVSLGGWVTH, from the coding sequence GTGCCGCCGACCAATCACCGAGCGGGTACGCCGTTGCCGCGAGGCCCATCCAACGGATATATTGACCGCTTCCAAAACGAGTGGGTAAAGGGCCCTTCGCGAACGTCGGGAGAGCCCTTCGAATGGGATGTCCAGCTATCCGATCGCGGCCGGACTATGATCGGCCGGCTCTCACGCGATCGATCCCACGTCAACGTGAGTCTCGGTGGATGGGTGACGCACTGA
- a CDS encoding RHS repeat-associated core domain-containing protein, translating to MSCGIRRAPWATFLPAGRLSRSVKRWERGCPRGGDPLTSSHGRSPATSSRSWTRQGDRAGRPTTTPGCRSPSPTRPAARRLSRTPTVTSRPSRTLPGAPRGCSSTPPVGGWGQHTARCVSHHRAGLTFHRARYYDAGLGRFISEDPIGFAGRSNLYAYGANAPTVFTDPTGHNPMLIGCVAGAAFDGGAAYIVERLSGRKVNWGTVGGAAALGCALGALGGWAFKGAAGAARTSGSTDTVTVFRVEGPGNGRIGLMVEEACLSTVTRCGSSTLATSFAQRNFSPNG from the coding sequence GTGAGTTGTGGAATCCGACGCGCACCATGGGCCACCTTCCTACCGGCTGGACGCTTGTCCCGCTCGGTGAAGAGGTGGGAGCGCGGCTGCCCGAGGGGTGGAGATCCCTTGACGTCGAGTCATGGACGGTCGCCGGCAACCTCGTCGAGGTCGTGGACCCGACAGGGCGATCGAGCAGGGCGACCTACGACGACGCCGGGCTGCCGCTCACCGTCACCGACGCGTCCGGCAGCACGACGACTTTCGCGTACGCCGACGGTGACCTCACGTCCGTCACGGACGCTGCCGGGCGCACCTCGAGGGTGTTCGTCGACGCCGCCGGTCGGCGGGTGGGGCCAGCACACCGCTCGGTGCGTCTCGCATCACCGAGCGGGTCTGACGTTCCATCGTGCGCGGTACTACGACGCGGGGTTGGGGCGGTTCATCTCGGAGGACCCGATCGGGTTCGCCGGTAGGTCGAACCTGTACGCGTACGGGGCGAATGCTCCGACGGTGTTCACGGACCCGACGGGGCACAACCCGATGCTGATCGGGTGTGTCGCGGGGGCGGCGTTCGACGGTGGGGCGGCGTACATCGTGGAGCGGCTGTCGGGGCGGAAGGTCAACTGGGGGACCGTCGGCGGCGCGGCGGCACTCGGGTGTGCTCTCGGAGCGCTCGGCGGGTGGGCTTTCAAGGGTGCCGCAGGAGCGGCGCGGACCTCCGGTTCCACTGATACGGTGACGGTCTTTCGAGTCGAGGGTCCCGGAAATGGTCGCATCGGTTTGATGGTGGAGGAAGCGTGTCTATCCACGGTGACAAGATGCGGTTCCTCAACTTTGGCGACGAGCTTCGCGCAAAGGAATTTCTCGCCAAACGGCTAG
- a CDS encoding TIGR03885 family FMN-dependent LLM class oxidoreductase, with amino-acid sequence MVRVGFHNSHEQVHPSALLAATQLAEQRGFDAAMCSDHWAPWQSTQGHSGFAWTWLGSALATTSLPFGVVNAPGQRYHPAIIAQAAATLAAMYPGRFWVALGSGENMNEHITGDGWLPKPVRDARLVECVEIIRALLDGEEVTHDGLVKVDRAKLWTLPDVKPLLIGPAVSVATARNHARWADGLVTVNQPQDKLRQVVDAYRDAGGRGEIALQVHVSFATTDADALRLAREQWAGNAIGPPVAWDLDTPEAFDQIADKVSDDLLRGSVLVEHDPQRLADRLVELAEIGFDAVYLHQIATDVVPSDDKHPDAADTATQPSSSLEAFIDMAAEHVLPALKEAHA; translated from the coding sequence ATGGTGCGCGTCGGATTCCACAACTCACACGAGCAGGTCCACCCGTCCGCGTTGCTCGCGGCGACCCAGCTGGCGGAGCAGCGCGGCTTCGACGCCGCGATGTGCTCGGACCACTGGGCACCGTGGCAGTCGACGCAGGGGCACTCCGGGTTCGCCTGGACGTGGCTGGGGTCGGCCCTGGCGACGACCAGCCTGCCGTTCGGCGTGGTGAACGCGCCGGGCCAGCGGTACCACCCGGCGATCATCGCGCAGGCGGCGGCGACGCTGGCCGCGATGTACCCGGGCCGGTTCTGGGTCGCGCTCGGCTCGGGCGAGAACATGAACGAGCACATCACCGGCGACGGGTGGCTGCCCAAGCCGGTGCGTGACGCCCGGCTGGTCGAGTGCGTGGAGATCATCCGTGCGCTCCTCGACGGCGAGGAGGTCACGCACGACGGCCTCGTCAAGGTCGACCGCGCCAAGCTGTGGACGCTCCCGGACGTCAAGCCGCTGCTCATCGGCCCGGCGGTGTCCGTCGCGACGGCCCGCAACCACGCCCGCTGGGCGGACGGCCTCGTCACGGTCAACCAGCCGCAGGACAAGCTGCGCCAGGTCGTCGACGCGTACCGCGACGCGGGCGGCCGCGGCGAGATCGCGCTGCAGGTCCACGTCTCCTTCGCCACCACCGACGCCGACGCGCTGCGCCTCGCGCGCGAGCAGTGGGCCGGCAACGCGATCGGCCCGCCCGTCGCGTGGGACCTGGACACCCCCGAGGCGTTCGACCAGATCGCCGACAAGGTCAGCGACGACCTGCTGCGCGGCTCGGTGCTCGTCGAGCACGACCCGCAGCGCCTCGCCGACCGGCTCGTCGAGCTCGCGGAGATCGGCTTCGACGCCGTCTACCTGCACCAGATCGCGACCGACGTCGTCCCGTCCGACGACAAGCACCCCGACGCCGCCGACACGGCCACGCAGCCGTCGTCGTCACTGGAGGCGTTCATCGACATGGCGGCCGAGCACGTGCTCCCCGCCCTGAAGGAGGCCCACGCGTGA
- a CDS encoding alpha-amylase family protein, whose amino-acid sequence MRIRDTGDLWWKSAVIYCLDVETYMDWNDDGIGDLPGLVQRIDHLAELGVTCLWLMPFYPTADRDDGYDITDYLGVDPRLGDAGDLVELIRTANDRGIRVIADLVVNHTSDRHPWFKSARRSKDSPYRDWYVWREDPPPDTSKEVVFPDKEDGIWTYDEQAEAWYRHRFYKHQPDLNTANPKVRDAIAKTVGYWAQMGLDGFRVDAVPFFLADTAKTEGDDIDHPHEFLQQLRAFLSRRTGDSILMGEVNLPYDQQRQFFGDHSGDGEDEGKELNLQFDFVLMQQMYLALARQDARPIAATLESRPEIPSDAQWATFVRNHDELTLDKLTDDERREVFEAFGPEPEHQLFDRGLRRRLPPMLDGDPRRVRMVYSLLFSLPGTPVLFYGEEIGMGENLAAEGRLAVRTPMQWTSGKNGGFSAAAPSRLAGPVTEGAYSPAHVNVSDQRRDPDSLLNFVQQLARRYRECPELGWTTRVEILDQPHPGVLAHRSTWQDASMVALHNLGSEAVRVPLHLPDTDEDWRLVDLLADEQNTPDAKGRVDIELDGYGFRWLRVVQPGSRRLL is encoded by the coding sequence GTGAGGATCCGCGACACCGGTGACCTGTGGTGGAAGTCCGCCGTCATCTACTGCCTCGACGTCGAGACCTACATGGACTGGAACGACGACGGCATCGGCGACCTGCCCGGGCTCGTCCAGCGCATCGACCACCTCGCCGAGCTCGGCGTGACGTGCCTGTGGCTCATGCCCTTCTACCCGACGGCCGACCGCGACGACGGCTACGACATCACGGACTACCTCGGCGTCGACCCGCGCCTCGGTGACGCGGGCGACCTCGTCGAGCTGATCCGCACAGCCAACGACCGCGGCATCCGCGTCATCGCCGACCTCGTCGTCAACCACACGTCGGACCGGCACCCGTGGTTCAAGTCCGCGCGCCGCTCGAAGGACAGCCCGTACCGCGACTGGTACGTGTGGCGCGAGGATCCGCCGCCGGACACGTCGAAGGAGGTCGTCTTCCCCGACAAGGAAGACGGCATCTGGACGTACGACGAGCAGGCGGAGGCCTGGTACCGGCACCGGTTCTACAAGCACCAGCCGGACCTCAACACCGCGAACCCGAAGGTCCGCGACGCGATCGCGAAGACCGTGGGCTACTGGGCGCAGATGGGCCTGGACGGCTTCCGCGTGGACGCCGTGCCGTTCTTCCTCGCCGACACGGCGAAGACCGAGGGCGACGACATCGACCACCCGCACGAGTTCCTGCAGCAGCTGCGCGCGTTCCTGTCGCGGCGCACGGGCGACTCGATCCTCATGGGCGAGGTCAACCTGCCGTACGACCAGCAGCGCCAGTTCTTCGGGGACCACTCCGGCGACGGGGAGGACGAGGGCAAGGAGCTGAACCTGCAGTTCGACTTCGTGCTCATGCAGCAGATGTACCTGGCCCTGGCCCGGCAGGACGCGCGCCCGATCGCCGCCACGCTGGAGTCCCGCCCGGAGATCCCGTCGGACGCGCAGTGGGCGACGTTCGTGCGCAACCACGACGAGCTCACGCTCGACAAGCTCACCGACGACGAGCGGCGGGAGGTCTTCGAGGCGTTCGGCCCGGAGCCGGAGCACCAGCTCTTCGACCGCGGCCTGCGCCGCCGCCTGCCCCCGATGCTCGACGGCGACCCGCGCCGCGTGCGGATGGTCTACTCGCTGCTGTTCAGCCTGCCGGGCACGCCCGTGCTGTTCTACGGCGAGGAGATCGGCATGGGCGAGAACCTCGCCGCCGAGGGCCGGCTCGCCGTCCGCACGCCGATGCAGTGGACGTCGGGCAAGAACGGCGGGTTCTCGGCTGCGGCGCCCTCGCGCCTGGCCGGGCCAGTGACGGAGGGCGCGTACTCCCCCGCGCACGTCAACGTGTCCGACCAGCGCCGCGACCCGGACTCGCTGCTGAACTTCGTGCAGCAGCTCGCGCGCCGGTACCGCGAGTGCCCGGAGCTGGGGTGGACGACCCGCGTCGAGATCCTCGACCAGCCGCACCCCGGCGTCCTCGCGCACCGCTCGACCTGGCAGGACGCGTCGATGGTGGCGCTGCACAACCTGGGCTCCGAGGCCGTGCGCGTGCCGCTGCACCTGCCGGACACCGACGAGGACTGGCGGCTCGTCGACCTGCTGGCCGACGAGCAGAACACGCCGGACGCCAAGGGCCGGGTCGACATCGAGCTCGACGGGTACGGCTTCCGCTGGCTGCGCGTCGTGCAGCCCGGGTCGCGTCGCCTGCTGTGA